aaatgttttctcCACTTTTCCCGTAACTTATAGAGACTCTTAGGATCCTCTAGACcttaagaaaactataaaagcAGTGTTGTAACTTAAATTTGCCACCCCAAACCTAAATTAAGCTCTTTAATCTACCAAAACCTATTTCTCCCTCTTTTAACATTCAATCCATTACAAAAGCTGCATAAACCAATTTTAAATGACTTGTTATCAGACCCTAAACTCTCCAATTCAACCCAGAATCACTCACTTAGAAATTCACTACCCAAACCCCCTCATTTGGACCAAAACCGTGCAAAAATACATCTTCACAACCCTCTACTGCATAATACAACAAAATTTTACTGGTCTTAACGAGTCATAAGTGACTTCAAAATAGTCGTCATACTTCTGCTTTTCTCAAATCACCATTCCCTAAAAAACTCACCTATCAAAACCCCAACTTTCACTCTAAAATAGTAGAAAAATGAACTCAAGTGCTTTTTCTCAATTTAACTtcatatataactattttaacaCTTAAACCAATTATACTAGACCCTATGACCTTTACCAAACTGCAAATTTCTCTTTAAACTCATTGTTTCAAAATTTGACATACAAACACCCATCAATTTAAACCACCAAGCAGTacctcaaccatttctcttcaTTTATATAATCTCCAATACAACTTTGCATTTACTACTGTACCAATTTCAATATACATGTACTCACacaacatacatacatacatataaacGCAAACACATATCATAAAGCATAACAATCACTTATTCACCCAATTTATCATATCCAAGTTATCATGAACCACATTAAGCACATCAATACCAAATTTAATACTTCCTACTacatatatgaaaaacaaaattagcttcccttacctcttaGAAACTCCAGCTAATTCTAGAGAACTTTACTATGCTCCCTTAGCTCAAAGAGATCAAACAACACCTACAGACCTTGAAAACATGAACGGGATATACCATAAAAGCCACTGATCAGTAGAGAACTTAAGAGAACGCTTAGACCGTACATGTGATAAAGAGAAACTTCACATGCATTGAAGAATGTGAAACTTAGAGAAATGATAGAAAACTGACTTACTCTATTTGAGAAACTGATCAACCAAACTTAAATATctcaccacaaagatcacacaGGCGGTCTCCATCTTCAAACAAATGAACAAGGTGCAAGATCTCTTAGAGAGAAGgctagaaattttaaaaaaatgatttatagaaaaataatctattttaaaacaatcaaactcatttataagagcccattttatattaaaaccttataatattaaaataatatagtctcgttatttttaactcattatcacttctaaaaatattattttttttatcttcacagtaaatgttataaaaaatattattattgctaTTTTTATTACCTAACTCAGCTTATTTTACAAGttattaaagtatttaaatattgtaataacAAAATATGGTAGTTTTACTCTGGCTTTCTCTTTCAGAATTCTTGTTCTGGTGCTTCTTTTCCTTTAGAAAGTGACTATACGTGATGATTAGTTTTACATTATATGGCAAACGCATATATTCCTATGCCAGTGTAACTGTTGAGCATTAAGCCTGTAGGGTACACTGTGAAACAGACCTTCCCTGTTTTACTATAttgttttctataaataatatattcagGCACATTCCATTTCCATCTTCTATTCTTTTCACATACGACATTACCATTTCATGTCCCTCCGCAAAATTGGTGGACCTGTACACATATAATCAATATCATTCACACAAAATCAATTTTCGTTGTGGTCTTTGTAAAGAAATCGATAAAAACTGTGGAAGGACCCTGCTATTCCACCTTGATTTGTGCCCTTAAGGTGTTTGATATAAGGACCCCAGTCCAGCTCACAGTGTATTGTATTGTAACtgattatttttctcatatCTTAGGTGCATTGAGTCAGAGTCAACAGTCAGAACTCCAGTCTTTACTCCTTagattattttgtaaaatggtAATGGTTAAGGGAAGGTTAGGTTCGTGGGAGATGGGTACGCCGGGTTTCCTGTGACGTGGAGTTCCAAATAAGAATCTCACTTCCATGTCCACCGTCACCACCTCatttaatttactttcattATTACCATTTagtattctttttcttcacttaaTTCACTTACTTCTCTGTCTCAgtcaaacaagaaaaacattaaaaatatcaaaaaccaTACCTGCCTTTTAAGTTATATCGATGCTGTGAACTTGGCAATTCAGATCAACTTTTCTCTATTCAAAATGAACGACTTTAAACTCCATCACCAAGTTTTACATGGTCTATAAACGATATTACCTTTGCGTGTGTTGTGTCCACTACACAACTAACAGCATACcaataatcttttcttttttggtagCAGTTGGGGATATGCATCACACTCACCATACCATACCCATAggcatcttcttctttctcttttttcttgtcTCTCTGTTGAATTATGGCATCATTTCCAAATAACGGTTCCATTTTTCTAAGATTTTATTCACAAATGCCAAATGGCACCAACCCATTTCCTTGAACACTCCTTCCCCTTTTCTACTCTATTCTGAGCAGAAAGCAAAGCAAGCTTTCAACTAGTTCCTAATCTAATCcatctaaatatttatttatatacttagttttttgtttcttcGTTTTTCCTTCCAAGTCACTGTATATTATCCAACCGGTCCTTCCATTCTCACACAAAATGCATGTCTCGCCAAACGTAATCGGCTGACAGAGTTAAAAGTCACAACTCTGCAATTAATTAACTCTACATCTTATGATTTCTCCAAGGCAAGATCCTCTTTTTTCACAGGCCGGCTTCTCCACCATGCTCAAGCTCCTCAACAAGAACATCCGCCGCCTCCTCCGCCGTCTCCGGTGGCCAATTCGCCGCCGCTCGAAGCCCAAAGTAGTAGTGATCAGCAAGCTCGGAAAGAACGCCCCGAAGGCCCAAACTGAGCCAAGCCCAAACCTTTCCGCGACCGTTCATCCTAACGCGCAATTGGGTACTCCGAAGCCAATCCGGATCGCGACGTTCAACGCCGCGCTGTTCTCCATGGCCCCGGCGCTCCCGAAAGCTGCACGAGAGTTGGGGGAGCAAAAGGGCGTCGCTTCAAAGGCGAATTCGCGGCCCAGAAGCATATTGAAGCATTCGCCATCGCAGTCGCAATCAGTGAAGAACAGAGCAGAGGAGAACGTTGGTAGCAGACAGAAGATGAGGGTTTCCATAAATTTACCAGACAACGAGATTTCGCTGTTGCGAAGCCGACAATCGAGCTTCTCGGAACACGACAAGGAGGGGCTGAAGGCGTGGTCGGTAGGGGGAGGTGGGGCCCACATGAGTAACAGAACGGTTGTTGAGGTTCTGAAGGAAGTGGACGCAGATGTTTTGGGTCTGCAAGATGTGAAGGCTGAGGAAGAAAATGGGATGAAGCCTTTGTCTGATTTGGCTGCGGCGCTGGGAATGAACTACGTCTTCGCCGAAAGCTGGGCACCTGAGTACGGCAATGCTGTCTTGTCCAAATGGCCCATCAAACGCTGCGTCTCTCACCAAATCTTCGATCACACTGATTTCaggtcagtttttttttttttaactaacttttcattttaatgcTGCACTTCTTCATCATTTCTGTTTCTgcactttctttctttatgttAAGCTTTTTGGGTCACTGGAATGGAACAGGACTGAAATGCAAAGCTTTGATTCTTCAAACCAAACTCGAATGGAACTTCcgattatttacttattttaatttagttcttccATTGGTAAACTGTCATCTCAATTAAACtagtttgatgttttttttaataattcttttaaatctataaataaattctttttttattacatttcattgtatttgATCTTTGATAACCAATTTAAACACGagaattaacttattttaattctaaCAGTACATTTCCTGCTTCACTTATTaaaatgcttttattattttatcattaaataaatacatgtagcaggtattttcttttctttttttatataataatgtaacgactccaaaatatttttttaaagaaaaaggagtAAAGTTAAGACACCTTTTGGTTTTCTGCCCTTGTATGTATTTCGAAGAAGCTTCTTGGAACTTGtcactgcaaaaaaaaaaaatgaaaagataatcACTTTTCTGTTCATAAAGTGGCCAATTATTCTATCACTTTTGAACCAAAAGAGAATTCTTAAACTAACACATGGGAAGTTTCTTAAAGATTTTCTCATTCACTCTTTCAAACCAATGCTTAAGCAATGATCGACCTTTCCCATTTAGCTTTACGCAAAAAGTTTAGCGTTAACATCAATTCTGAAACTGCTCTTAGATTCTTTCCTTGTTTTCTTCTACGTGGCAACGGCAATGATCAAAATGCATGACATGCCAACTGTAATAGCTGTAGGCAGCGATGCAGGATTCAACCCCACCTACTCCTTATTGGGATTCTCTGTTGTCACCATTCAACCATGTTCCCTTCAcgctcttattttattttcaacctCAATCGTATTTTTTTACAAGTTTATAGATGCATAATTTAGTGATCATGGAATATTCCAACCAAGGAACAACACTTTCagctttttcttcttgttttatataaactttCAGATTCTCCAAATACAAATGGTGGCTTATTTCCTTGAATACTATAAACAACTCCTCTAtctggtttttgtttttgaagaaCGAAACTTGCACTGTGTGCagcataaaataattcaagtttAGTATGAAACAAATCTGTCTGATGCAAATGAGGTACTGTTTGTCTGGGCTGCGAGAAtagtcaaaatatatatacttttcttgcTCAAGTttcatcataattatattgaaaaatttgtTACTTTCCTCCTAAGGCATAATCTATCGCTAATGACCATCTATTGAAAAATGATTGTGGAAATCCAAATTCCAACCCCAGAAAGCAACCCAGTTAGAAGGATTGAAGCATTCTAGAGAATGACTAAACAACAAGGATGAGCATGACATCCacaaaattatgattaattaatttatgatcCACAGGAATGTTTTGAAGGCAACAATCGATGTGCCTCAAGTAGGTGAGCTTAACTTCTACTGTACACATCTTGATCATCTTGATGAGAATTGGCGAATGAAGCAGGTAAATGCAATAATTCAATCCAGTGATGAGCCTCACATCTTAGCTGGAGGCCTTAATTCACTGGATGAATCAGATTACTCCCAAGAAAGATGGACAGATATTGTGAAGGTATGCATGCCAGTAAAGTAGTACTACCTCTATTATTTTGTTGCTTTTTGGTCTCAATCTTAAAAGTAACAAAAgtagaaatgaaattttttgcTGGGTCCAGTACTATGAAGAGATGGGAAAGCCAACACCAAAGGTTGAAGTGATGAAACATCTCAAGAGTAAAGACTACACTGATGCAAAGGATTATGCAGGGGAATGCGAGTCTGTTGTCATGATTGCCAAGGGCCAAAGTAcaaacacaaattttcaaactctaataaacatgtttatttattatagttatGACCATGATCACTGAAATTGGAAATATTATGCAGGTGTTCAAGGAACATGTAAGTATGGAACTAGGGTAGATTAcatattatcatcatcaaattgTCCATACAAGTTTGTTCCTGGTTCCTATTTAGTCCTTTCTTCCAAAGGGACTTCAGATCATCACATAGTGAAAGTTGATGTGGTGAAGGCAAATGACAACCCTGAAGAAAAGGTGCCAAAGAATACGCAACAACCAAGACAGAGAGTTGTAAAAATAACACAATCCACACCCTCAAAAGGTATCTGGAAAACTCACACTTGAGACCTAAATTGAGTTCTCTTGGTTTAGATTAGtatgataatgataatatttcGGAATGGggcattttgttttgttcttgctTCTGTACACAGCTTTATTCAAATAGATTTAGCAGCATATGACAAAAAATAGTCTGTTCTGTGATGATGTACGacattttttcacaaaaataatattgtatagaTTTTGATTAAGAACTTTAAAAATCTATTAAGTGATTTCTTGTTAGTCATTCCTTGACTGCCTTcctatgaaaaaaataattgtataatatatttgactttaagaatttttaaaatgatttcttGCTTGTCTTTTTCTAACAATGTTCATAAAATTCAGGATTATGATACCCTTTTCGAATTGATAGTATAATTAGTTCGTCAccattaatattttctaaaaataatatttaaaaaaaggaaatagtattatttattattatataacttCGTAAAAATTAGATGGCATTTATGAGTATTTGGTCTGTCGTTTTGTACGTTATTTTGTAACATATACTAAGGGgttatatttgtataatttgaGAGAAACATTAAGTGTAAGTACTTTATAATATCTGCAGTGGCTGTAGTTTAGTGGTGAGAATTCCACGTTGTGGCCGTGGAGACCTGGGCTCGAATCCCAGCAGCCACAAACTATTAATTTTacggttaatttttttttttaaaaagttttctgaaactaattttagataaaacagttaaatgattttttttaataaactaaaaaagttATCTAATGTATAAACagttatttaatgtaatttttttaaatatatttttatatacataataaattcaCGCAGACAAACCAAATATATTCTTTAATCGTAAGATAAGATAAAGACACTCTAGGCCCGCCCACGTTGGAGATTTTCTTACAGATATTATGATTTTCTTACAGATTTTCTTacacataataaatttttaagatttgtttggatgaatttttatattaataaaactatattttaattgaattccactaaattatttaatatcagaaaaaaatatacatatctaatctctttaatttcaaaagGTTATGAATCTCATATCATTAATGTTACATCCAAGATAAAGATAAGGATGATGAGCCTCCTTTTCAATTTATTGCCAAAGCTGGCGCCAAAACATAAAAGATAGGCCAGAAAGGACAACAAAGTAGCAAAAAAATGTTAAGCCAAGGATTATTGAATAATATAGGGAGAAAGAATAATACATTATTGAATTACagaatgtttaaattttagttgctgtattagttttaatatgtattgcatatataatataaccgAGTTTGAACTTATTTAATTGATGTTATGAATCTAAGTttggattttaatttaattaaataattatatattataattttaaattattcaaattgagttatatatttcaaaggataaaatattactttaaaatttttagttatatGTTAGAAAAAATTTCGTCTTCTTATTTGtccatatattttaattattttaatatatatttgtttatatatactAATTATAGTAATATACATTTGTCTATGATAAGTTAGATAATACTAATTATACAACTTGGGCatagaatattaaattttggCTCAAGAGTTAAGGATATGTTAATCATATTACTAAAAaagtgattgatattgtttctgtTTAGATTACTTGTTGGATAAAAATTGATACTCAATTATAAATCATTCTCAAGGTactcttcattcttctttaAAACAAATCTTTTATTCTTATGACACATGTTTTGAAGTTCGGAAACATATGCCAAATTATCAACCAATAACATAAAAGACTTAACAAtagtttaaaagaagaaaacctTGAGGCATATTATTTATACCGATTCACTAAAACTTAAACTACATCCAATTCTCTCTTATGAACTCTTAAGAGATTTCATCAATCTTTTCAAGATTACAACCAGTTTAACCCATTTCTGGTTGAGTATTCTTATAGCACTCTCAGTTTCGAGTATAACCTATTTCTAGTTAAGTATTCTATGCCACTCTTGGCACCCTTAGATAAAAATCTAGTCCGAGTATTCTTACACCACTCTTAGTACCAAGTAAAACCTACTCCTAGTTGAGTATTCTATGTCACTTCTGGCATCCTTAAACAACATGTCTAATTTGAGTTTAGCTTCTCTAGGATCTATTCCTAGACAACTGTCTAGACCGAGTTTACCCGTTCCTACTTGAGTATTATAACCACTCTTGGAATCTGAGTATAACCCACTTCTGGTTGAGTATTACAACCACTCCAAACACCAAGTATAACCCACTCCTGATTGAGTATTTTAGCCATCCTAGCATCCATGTATAACCTACTCCTAATCTCCTAGTTTAACCTGACTAGTACAGTATTTTAGCTCAAAGTTACAAGCACACTTGGTGCTTGTTTACAAATACAGATTGAATAAACTCTCATCAAGAGGACTACaacaatataaatcaatttGTGACCTCATGAGATCTCTACTCTTAAGTTGAAAAACATTAGACGATATGAGATCATGAattgttttttctctcttctttttctcttttctattctgcttgttctcttcttctttttcatcttctttctcttccttccaTTTTGGAAGCATCAGGCATTGTAGGCTCGAAGATAATATGAGGAACTAGATTGGATGATAGCTTTCTCttcatattttatcttatttgagcTTGCTTTCATCACATATGTTGGATTGAAGAGAATCAAATGATATAAGCTTTGAGATGAGGTAGAGTTGATGAATGGTGAGTTTTCTTGAGCAtactctctctctatctctcttttcttaccttcctttatttttcaccctttgtatatttctttttcaaccatCCTTCTACATTTTTCTTCAAGAGCAACAACTTTCTTCTCTTGAATTGATCTTCTTCATATAGGCCCTTTTGAAAGATTATCGTTGGATGTTGAGTTGATTTTTCAGAAAAGCAGGCAGCCTTTAGGTGAGAGATCGGacttttatcttttcattagAGGTACATTGCTTTATTACAGTTTTCATTGAAGAGTAGCTTGTATGACTCTATGAGAGTAGAATTGTTCAAATGATTTATACTCGAATGTTCTTTGCTTCTCTTAACGTCTTTATCCAGCATGTGCAGATGTTCTAATTAATCCTTTCTGTATTCCTATTCCACAAAGATAACAAAGACAAGGTATGCAAGCAAAATGACACTTTACAGTAGATGCattaatatttttgaacattTATAGCCGTTAATTTTTATTGCTTGTTCAAAATATCTTGTCATACGTCTTGTCAGTAATTAACGTATCGTTCAAGTATATCATTCCAAAAGGGTTGGATGATGTATAAATCTTTTGACAATAGATGACATAAGGCATTAGGCTCTtatgaaaagttgttttagATGTATATTTTAGCACACTTTTCATTAGACGATATTCTTATGAGATAATTTCGCTTACAACACTACTTTTTGATATAGTTCATTTAAGCTTCAGTGTTGTTACAATtctcaataaaagatatttcaaattaaGAGCTTAAGAACATAACTGACTGTTTTGCACATATTCCTTTTTGTCGCTACATGAATACAAATTCTTAGGTATGTTATCTCTAAAGCTTTCATGTAGACTTTTCTTATTAACCAGGCACTTCCTGCAAACAATGTCTTTAGATGATATAGACTTCAGAGAAACACTTTTGTGTTATGTTCTTAT
This genomic interval from Vigna radiata var. radiata cultivar VC1973A chromosome 8, Vradiata_ver6, whole genome shotgun sequence contains the following:
- the LOC106769731 gene encoding uncharacterized protein LOC106769731 — translated: MISPRQDPLFSQAGFSTMLKLLNKNIRRLLRRLRWPIRRRSKPKVVVISKLGKNAPKAQTEPSPNLSATVHPNAQLGTPKPIRIATFNAALFSMAPALPKAARELGEQKGVASKANSRPRSILKHSPSQSQSVKNRAEENVGSRQKMRVSINLPDNEISLLRSRQSSFSEHDKEGLKAWSVGGGGAHMSNRTVVEVLKEVDADVLGLQDVKAEEENGMKPLSDLAAALGMNYVFAESWAPEYGNAVLSKWPIKRCVSHQIFDHTDFRNVLKATIDVPQVGELNFYCTHLDHLDENWRMKQVNAIIQSSDEPHILAGGLNSLDESDYSQERWTDIVKYYEEMGKPTPKVEVMKHLKSKDYTDAKDYAGECESVVMIAKGQSVQGTCKYGTRVDYILSSSNCPYKFVPGSYLVLSSKGTSDHHIVKVDVVKANDNPEEKVPKNTQQPRQRVVKITQSTPSKGIWKTHT